The sequence TTTATACGAAGCTGACGGCAGAAAAATAAGTTTAAGCAACTTATTAGGAGAAAATAAATATGTTCTTCTTTATTTTACATCTTCAGAAGAAAAAAGCAGATGTGATAGAAGTGGATGTCCTTTAAAGGAAAACCTTGAGAGATTAATGGAGTATGATGTTATTCCTGTTTTAATTGATAAAGATCCTATAGAAGAACATAAAAGATTTAAACATGAACATGGTATAAAATTTTTAATGCTAAGTGACCCTACAATGGAAACTATTAAAGGATATGGAGTTTATGAAAAAGTTAATGTCCACGGTATTGAAAAAGAAAAAATAGTAAGCACAGCATTTTTAATAAATCCTGAAGGTAGAATAGTTCATGTCTGGGAGCCAAAAAGAATTGAAAAGTCTATTGATGATATAATTAACGCTATTAAAAAATTGAAAGGAATGTAAGGAGGATATCTTATGTTTGGTGGTATAGGAATTCCTGAACTTTTACTTATATTTGGAATACTGTTATTGCTATTCGGTGCAAAAAAACTGCCTGAAATAGGAAAAGGACTTGGAGAAGGAATAAGAAGTTTTAAAAACTCACTCAGCGGTGAAGAGGAGGAAAAAGAAGAAAAAGTTGTTAAAACTAAAGAGATTGAATCTGAAATAAAAGAAGAAAAAAAAGTAGAAACTACTGAAAAGGAAAAAGCTGAAGCTTAAAAAGAAGGGGGATTAATCCCCTTCTCCTATATCTTCTACTTCCGGAGTGCATTCAAACACATATCCACAATGCGGACATACAAAACATTCCCTTGGTTCTTTATCTTCATCAAGAACTTCTTCCCAATATGCAATCCATCCACATCTTGGACAGAGTCTGCAGCCTTCAAGAAGAGTTCCATCTGCAAGTTCTAAAATTCCTTTTTCATCTATATAAACAGGATTACCACTTTTATCTGTAACAAACTCACCATCTACAGATCTTAAGGGAAGATGATATCCATTATCAAGGGCATATTTCACAGCTTCAGCAACATCTGAGAATTCAGCTATTTTTTCATTGGAGACAGCATTTAAAAGGAGATATTTCCCGTTTTCTTCTTTGATGTAAACCCTCATAACTGACCCTCCTGTATATCTATTTTTAAATAAAGATAGGAGGGCTGGGAGGATTTTCAATAGAGATTTAAAGGAAGTGGTCGGTGGAGGATTCGAACCTCCGACCTCCTGCGTGTCGGGCAGGCGCTCTAGCCATCTGAGCTAACCGACCATAAATGAAAAATGCCCCCGACGGGATTCGAACCCGTGTCGCCGGCGTGAAAGGCCGGTGTCCTAGGCCTGGCTAGACGACGGGGGCAATGGTGAGCCGCCTGGGGGTCGAACCCAGGACCACCGGTTTAAAAGACCGGTGCTCTACCGACTGAGCTAGCGGCTCATTCAACGAGAGAATATTATATGTATATTGGGAGCATTTGTCAATATTTAATTATTAGATTCAGTAAAATGATGAATAAATTGTATTGTTCGCAGTAAAGGGTATTTTTCAGGTATAGCTTCTTTAAGAGGATCCTTTGAAGTAATAGGGCTCTTGATTTCTTCCATAATTTCTTTTATTGAATAAAGTTTAGATTTTGTTTCTTTCTCAAAAAGATCCCTTTTTTCCTTTTGTTTAGGTACGTTTAATAGAATAGCTACTTTTACTATTTGAATTTCGTGGGCTTCTAAACCAACAAGTTGAGCATATTCTTTTTTCTTAATGTCAAATTTTTTTCTTTTAAAATTTTCTATAGTTTGATCCCAACTCTTATTTGTAGCAAAAGAGGTTTCGATATGATAAACAATGCAATTTCTAGTATCGAGAGCAAGAATATCAATTTCTCTATCAAAACCTCCTTTTTCTCTTTTTCGAAGTTTAATATTTCTTTTAACGAAACAACCCTTAAAGTCAAGATATTCGTAAATAAGTTCTTCTAAAAAATTTTGATACAATTTTTTCTCCCTTATTTTGCGATTTAATCGCAAATAATTTTAACAAAACTCTTGACTTTTATGAAAAAAAATTATATTTAGTATCCTCATTTAAGAAAGGGAGGATTGTTATGGATATTGAAAAAATCAGGGAAGAACTTCTGAAAAAAAGAGCTGAAATCCTTGAGTCACTTGCAAACAACAACAATGAAGACCTCAATGAAAAAAGCGGTGTTGAAGATGCAGCTGATGTTGTTACCTCTGAACTAAGTAGAGAAACCATTTATAAACTTTCTCAGGCAGAAAGAGAAACATTATTTCAGATTGATATAGCACTCAAAAAGATAGAAAACGGAACCTATGGTGTTTGTGAAGAATGTGGTGCTCCAATCGGAGAGAAAAGACTGCAAGCGATACCATGGGTTAGATTATGCATAGATTGCAGCCAGAATGAAGAAGTCATGAAATCTTTCTCTAACAGGTCTGATGACCTTGGATTTTATCATATTATTCCAGGAACTATGGAAGACGAGGACACAGGAAAAATACCTGAGTAATGAACAAAAGGCTTATTTTATTTTTTGGAATAGTTATTGGTGTAATAGGCTTAGACCTTATAACAAAAGAACTGGCTGTAAAATATCTGTCCGATATAGAAAGGATCATTATTATTCCAAACTATTTTGACCTTACACTTGTCTGGAATAGGGGAGCTGCTTTTGGGATATTCGGACAGGCGCCTGAATATATCAGAAAACTGATACTCATTGGTGCTTCGTCTGTAGCAGCCGTTTTAACTATAGCTTATGCATATTTTAGGAATGCAAAATTATCAACCTTTGAACTCGTTGCTCTTGCTTTAATTGCAGGAGGTGCTATTGGAAACCTTTATGACAGGATTTTTATCGGGAAGGTAAGGGACTTTTTAGATGTTCATATTTATTCACACCACTGGCCTGCATTTAATATTGCTGATAGTGCAATCACAATAGGTATCGGATTATTTGTGGTCTATGAATTATTTTTCAAAAAAAGGTCATAAATTTTCATACTTACAAACCTGATATAATTAATCTGTTAATAACGGAGGAAAAGGGAATAAGATGATAGGTTATGTATTTAAAAAGATTTTTGGAACAAAAAATGAAAGGGAAATAAAAAAATTAAAACCAATTGTCCAGAAAATAAATCAGATAGAAAAAGAATTAGACCAGCTTTCCAATAAAGAAATCAGAGAAAAAAGCCTTCAGCTAATAGAAAAAGTCCGTTCAGATAAAGAGCTTAGCGATGCAATTACCAGAGGAGAAATAGTAGATATACTCCCTGAAGCATTTGCTTTAGTAAAAGAAGCAGCAAAAAGGACGCTCGGTCTTAGGCCTTTTGATGTCCAGCTTATAGGTGCTTTAGCCCTTCATAAGGGTAATGTTGCCGAGATGAAAACAGGGGAAGGTAAAACCCTTGTTGCATCTATAGCAATATATCTAAATGCACTTACCGGGAAAGGCGTCCATCTGGTAACTGTTAACGATTATCTGGCAAAAAGGGACGCCGTATGGATGGGTTCTATTTATAAATTTCTGGGACTTGATGTTGGGGTCATTAATACAAATCATCAGTCATTTAAGGTTGAGTGGGTAGATGAAGACAAATTCAACGAAGCCATTGAAAAAGATATGAGGGTCTGGCCAAAGGAATTTGAGGGAGAACTTCTTCCATCAGAAAAATACAACATAGAGGCAAGGAAAAATTTCTTTACCCATGCTGTTGAGGCAGAAAGAAGAGAAGCCTATGAAGCAGATATAACCTATGGAACAAACAATGAGTTTGGATTTGATTATCTAAGGGATAATATGGTCTTTTCCATAGACCAGGTTGTTCAGGTAAAAGGACATCACTTTGCAATTGTTGACGAAGTTGATTCAATTCTGATTGATGAAGCACGAACACCACTTATTATTTCAGGACCATCTGGTGAAGATGTTTCTATTTACTATATGGCAGATGCTTTTGTTAAAACCCTTGTTCCTGAAGAAGACTTTATAGTTGATGAAAAAAATAAAACTGCAGTTTTAACAGAGAAAGGAGCAGAAAAAGCAGAAAAATACTTTAATCTAGAAAACCTGTATGACCCTAAAAATATAGACATACTCCATGCTATAACCCAGTCTCTCAGGGCAAATACCCTGTTCCACAGGGATGTTGATTATGTGGTAAAAGATGGACAGGTAATCATTGTTGATGAATTTACAGGTCGTCTTATGCCCGGTAGAAGATGGTCTGATGGACTGCATCAGGCAATAGAAGCAAAAGAAGGGGTAAAAATAGAGGCAGAAAACCAGACCTTAGCTTCAATCACATTCCAGAATTACTTCCGTATGTATGATAAGCTCGCAGGTATGACAGGAACAGCAGAAACTGAGGCTGAAGAATTCAAGGAGATTTACGGACTTGATGTTCTGGTTATTCCAACAAATAAACCTGTTATTAGAAAAGATTATCCAGACCTTGTTTATAAAACAAAGAAAGAAAAATTTGAAGCAGCCTTAAAGGAAATAGAGGAACTTCACAAGCAAGGAAGACCAATACTGGTAGGAACAGCATCAATTGAAACTTCTGAGCAGCTTTCAGCCTTGCTTAAAAAGAGGGGAATAAAACATCATGTCCTTAACGCAAAACACCATGAAAAAGAAGCTGAAATCATAGCACAGGCGGGGAGAATAGGAGCTGTAACAATAGCCACAAATATGGCAGGTAGGGGAACAGATATCCTTCTTGGTGGAAACCCTGAATTCCTTGCAAAAGAAATACTTAAGAAAAAGGGATTAACTCCGGAAGAAGCTACAGAAGAACAGTTCAAAGAAGCATTAAAAGAAGCACAAAAAATCACTGCAGAAGAAAAGAAAAAGGTTATAGAACTTGGTGGACTTGCTGTAATAGGAACAGAAAGACATGAAAGTAGAAGGATTGATAACCAGCTGAGAGGTAGAGCAGGAAGACAAGGGGATCCAGGTTCTTCAAGATTTTATCTCTCCCTTGAGGATGACCTTTTAAGGCTATTTGGTGGGGAAAAGCTTAAAAATCTTATGGACAGACTAAAAATTCCTGAAGGGGAACCTATAGAGAGTTCAATGGTAACAAAAGCCATTGAAAATGCCCAGAAAAGAATAGAAGCCCAGAACTTCCAGATTAGGAAAAGACTCCTTGAATTTGATGATGTAATGAATAGACAAAGACAGGTGATTTACTCTCTCAGGAGAGATATTCTTGCAGGAGCAAACCTTAAAGATGAGCTTAAGCAGTGGTTCTACGATGTTGCCCTTTATTACATAGACAAATATGCACCTGCAGAGGAATATCAGGAAAAATGGGATTTTGATGAACTTGAGAAAACATTTAAAGAATGGTTGAACGTTGATATAAAAATTCCAAGGGAACAAGAATGGGATAGAAAAGAATTAGAAGAGTTCATATTCTCCGAGGTTGAAAAGGTTTATAACCAGAAGGAAGAATACTATGGTTCCGGTTTGATGAGAGAATTTGAAAGATATATTACTCTGCAAGTGTTAGATAACCTGTGGAAAGAGCACCTTCACCTATTAGATAGATTAAGAGAAAGTGTATATCTCAGAGGATATGCGCAAAGAGACCCACTTGTTGAGTATAAAAAAGAAGCCTTCAATCTGTTTGAAGATATGCTATTTAGACTAAAACAACATTCCCTTGAGTATCTATTCAAAACAGATATAACTTCTGAAGAAGAGGTTGAAGAAGAAAAGAAAAAATTAGAAGAAGAAACACAAAAGCTTCTTGAAGAAGCTGAACTTTCTACACAAGAGGAAGAAGAAAAAGCCAAAAAGAAAAAGAAGAAAAAAGTTATAAAATACAAAAATAGGATTGAAAGAAGGAAAAAGAAAAAATCTAAATAAGTTGCAGGATTTTCTCCTGCAGCCTTTTATTCATAGGGGATTTCTTCCTCAAATCCCCAATCTTCTATCTCTTCTGTTTTAAGCCTTTCTTCCCAGCATTTTTCACAAAAATACATATCCTCTATATTCGGGTCTTCATAAACAGGAATACCCTTTGCACCGCATTTATAACATTCTGTATTTTTCCCCTCTAATTTTTTTAGATTTTTTAAGCTTTTAATTCTGTCCATTGCACATAACCTCATTTTTTCTATAAATTAATGTATGAAAATATTTAATGTTATAAAGAAAATCATAATTTTGGAGTTAATTTAAATGAAGAAAATAAATTTAGATAAGCTTCCGGAAGAAGCAAAAAAGGAATTGATAGATTTTTATGAATTTTTACTTCAAAATTACGCTAAAAAAAAGATAAGAAAAACAATTGATGAAATTATTCCTAAAAAAGTAAAACCTTTCAAACCCCTTAAAAGAGAAGAAATATATGATAGATAAAATATTTGTTGATACGAATATTTGGTTGTATGCTTTTATGGAGCAAGATATAGAAAAATCACGAATAGCCAGAAAAATAATAAACAGCAATAGTAAATATATATTAAGTG is a genomic window of Persephonella sp. containing:
- a CDS encoding redoxin domain-containing protein yields the protein LYEADGRKISLSNLLGENKYVLLYFTSSEEKSRCDRSGCPLKENLERLMEYDVIPVLIDKDPIEEHKRFKHEHGIKFLMLSDPTMETIKGYGVYEKVNVHGIEKEKIVSTAFLINPEGRIVHVWEPKRIEKSIDDIINAIKKLKGM
- the tatA gene encoding twin-arginine translocase TatA/TatE family subunit; translation: MFGGIGIPELLLIFGILLLLFGAKKLPEIGKGLGEGIRSFKNSLSGEEEEKEEKVVKTKEIESEIKEEKKVETTEKEKAEA
- a CDS encoding TraR/DksA family transcriptional regulator, yielding MDIEKIREELLKKRAEILESLANNNNEDLNEKSGVEDAADVVTSELSRETIYKLSQAERETLFQIDIALKKIENGTYGVCEECGAPIGEKRLQAIPWVRLCIDCSQNEEVMKSFSNRSDDLGFYHIIPGTMEDEDTGKIPE
- the lspA gene encoding signal peptidase II, whose protein sequence is MNKRLILFFGIVIGVIGLDLITKELAVKYLSDIERIIIIPNYFDLTLVWNRGAAFGIFGQAPEYIRKLILIGASSVAAVLTIAYAYFRNAKLSTFELVALALIAGGAIGNLYDRIFIGKVRDFLDVHIYSHHWPAFNIADSAITIGIGLFVVYELFFKKRS
- the secA gene encoding preprotein translocase subunit SecA; the encoded protein is MIGYVFKKIFGTKNEREIKKLKPIVQKINQIEKELDQLSNKEIREKSLQLIEKVRSDKELSDAITRGEIVDILPEAFALVKEAAKRTLGLRPFDVQLIGALALHKGNVAEMKTGEGKTLVASIAIYLNALTGKGVHLVTVNDYLAKRDAVWMGSIYKFLGLDVGVINTNHQSFKVEWVDEDKFNEAIEKDMRVWPKEFEGELLPSEKYNIEARKNFFTHAVEAERREAYEADITYGTNNEFGFDYLRDNMVFSIDQVVQVKGHHFAIVDEVDSILIDEARTPLIISGPSGEDVSIYYMADAFVKTLVPEEDFIVDEKNKTAVLTEKGAEKAEKYFNLENLYDPKNIDILHAITQSLRANTLFHRDVDYVVKDGQVIIVDEFTGRLMPGRRWSDGLHQAIEAKEGVKIEAENQTLASITFQNYFRMYDKLAGMTGTAETEAEEFKEIYGLDVLVIPTNKPVIRKDYPDLVYKTKKEKFEAALKEIEELHKQGRPILVGTASIETSEQLSALLKKRGIKHHVLNAKHHEKEAEIIAQAGRIGAVTIATNMAGRGTDILLGGNPEFLAKEILKKKGLTPEEATEEQFKEALKEAQKITAEEKKKVIELGGLAVIGTERHESRRIDNQLRGRAGRQGDPGSSRFYLSLEDDLLRLFGGEKLKNLMDRLKIPEGEPIESSMVTKAIENAQKRIEAQNFQIRKRLLEFDDVMNRQRQVIYSLRRDILAGANLKDELKQWFYDVALYYIDKYAPAEEYQEKWDFDELEKTFKEWLNVDIKIPREQEWDRKELEEFIFSEVEKVYNQKEEYYGSGLMREFERYITLQVLDNLWKEHLHLLDRLRESVYLRGYAQRDPLVEYKKEAFNLFEDMLFRLKQHSLEYLFKTDITSEEEVEEEKKKLEEETQKLLEEAELSTQEEEEKAKKKKKKKVIKYKNRIERRKKKKSK
- a CDS encoding DUF2281 domain-containing protein; the encoded protein is MKKINLDKLPEEAKKELIDFYEFLLQNYAKKKIRKTIDEIIPKKVKPFKPLKREEIYDR